TCTTGATACCCTCTGAGAAAGTATACGAGATGCGAAACGGCAAAAAGCGTGTGCGAGAAAGAAACTTCTTTCCCGGGTACGTTCTAGTCAATGCAGATCTATCCAATGGTGAGGCCAATCACGTAATTACAAGTATTCCGGGAGTAATCGGTTTCTTAGGATCAAACTCAGGTGGGGCTTCCAAAACCCCTGAGCCGCTTCGTCAGTCTGAAATCAACCGTATTTTAGGTAAGGTAGAGGAAATAGACGAATTCGCAGAGAAGCTGGATACACCATTTATAGTCGGAGAGACTGTCAAAGTTATGGACGGTCCCTTTAGTGGATTTACCGGGACTATTGAGGAGATATTTGAAGACAAGAAGAAACTTAATGTTATGGTTAAGATCTTCGGTCGAAATACTCCTGTTGAATTAAACTTTATACAAGTAGAAAAACAAGACTAAGCAATGGCTAAGGAAATCACTGGTTATTTAAAACTACAGGTGAAAGGTGGCCAGGCAAACCCGTCGCCTCCAGTAGGTCCGGCTCTTGGTTCCAAGGGTCTGAACATCATGGAGTTTTGTAAGCAGTACAATGCACGTACCCAAGATAAAATGGGTCAGGTGCTACCTGTATTGGTTACAATCTATTCGGACAAGTCTTTTGACTTCGTAGTAAAAACACCTCCGGCAGCAAATATGCTACTAGAGGCAGCGAAGCTTAAGAGCGGATCCGCTGAGCCAAACCGTAAGAAGGTAGGGTCAGTAACCTGGGATCAGGTTAAAGAGATAGCAGAGGTTAAAATGCCTGACCTTAATGCTTTCAAAGTCGAGTCTGCTATGAAAATGGTAGCTGGGACAGCACGAAGCATGGGAATCACAGTATCTGGTAAAGCCCCTTGGGAAGTATAAATAAAATATAATGGCTAAGTTAACAAAAAAGCAAAAAGAAGCTCTTTCTAAGTACGACCCAAGCCAAGAGTACTCCCTGGAGGCAGCTTCTACTATCGTTAAGGACATTACCACTACCAAGTTTGATGCTTCCGTAGATCTAGACATCCGTTTGGGTGTGGATCCCCGTAAAGCAGATCAAATGGTGAGAGGAGTAGTAGCTCTTCCACATGGTACCGGTAAAGATATCAAAGTACTAGTACTTTGTACTCCTGACAAAGTAGCAGAAGCGACCGAAGCAGGTGCAGATTACGCGGGCTTGGACGACTACATTGCCAAAATCGAAGGCGGATGGACTGACATTGATGTCATCATCACTATGCCAAACGTAATGGCTAAAGTAGGTAGATTAGGTAGAGTATTAGGTCCTAGAGGCTTGATGCCAAATCCTAAATCAGGAACTGTTACTCTAGATGTGGCAAAAGCTGTAAAAGAAGTAAAAGCTGGTAAGATCGATTTCAAAGTTGATAAATTCGGAATCATCCATGCCGGTATAGGAAAAGTATCTTTCACTGCTCAGCAAATTGAGGAAAATGTGAATGAACTGATCCAGACTATCTCTAAGCTGAAGCCATCTTCATCTAAAGGAACGTATTTCAAGAGTATTCATTTATCCAGTACAATGTCTCCTGGGATTGCAGTAGACAAGGGTAGCATTCAAGGAATTTAATCATGACTAGAGACGAAAAGAAAGTAATAATCGACGGTCTTACTGAGAAATTTAAAGAAAACCCTTTCTTCTACATTACTGATGCTTCAGGTTTTACTGTAGCGCAGGTAAACAATTTCAGAAGAGCATGCTTTGAAAAGGGAGTGGAGTACCGAGTGTACAAAAACACCTTGATTAATAAAGCGTTGGAAAATCTTGATGTCGATTACGCTGAGTTATCAGAAAAGACATTGAAAGGGTTCTCGGGAATAATTTTCGCAAAAGAGACAGGAAATGTTCCAGCAAATGTATTGTTGGACTTTAGAAAAAAAATAGGTAAAAAAGCAACGAAGCCAGCTTTCAAAGGTGCTTCTATCGATTCAGATATCTTTATCGGAGAAGAAAACCTGGAAATGTTGTCCAAGTTGAAGTCAAAGCAGGAATTGATCGGCGACCTAGTAGGATTGCTACAATCTCCAGCAATGAACCTTCTTGCAGCATTGCAAAGTGGCCAGAACAATATCTCTGGTGTGCTTAGTACGCTTGCTGACCGAGAAGAAAAATAATTAAATAAAAAATCACACAAATATTAAATTTCAAATACAATGGCAGATCTTACGCAACTTGCAGATCAGTTGGTAAACTTGACTGTAAAAGAGGTTAAAGAATTGACAGATATCCTTAAGGATCAGTATGGCATCGAGCCAGCTTCTGCAGGTGCAGTAGTTGTAGCAGGTGGTGCTGGAGCAGGAGAAGCTGCAGCTGAAGAAGAGAAGTCTACTTTTGACGTTATCTTGAAGGCAGCTGGTGGATCTAAACTGGCAGTAGTTAAACTTGTAAAAGAATTGACTGGTCTTGGTCTTAAGGACGCAAAAGAACTAGTTGATAGCGCTCCTAAAGCCTTGAAAGAAGGCGTTGCTAAGGACGAAGCTGAAGGCTTGAAGAAGTCTTTGGAAGAAGCTGGTGCTGAAGTAGAGATCAAATAATTTGCTTAGCCGCAACTTCGGTTGAGGTTTTGCACCGAAGACCTGACTATTTTAGTCAGGTCTTTTCCTGTTTATGCACAGGTTTAAAATTGCATTATTCCTAGCAGAAATTGTCATATTTCGTTATTTACATTTCACCATAAACATACACTACCTTGGCTATCAAGAATCAAACCGAAAGGAAAAGTTTCTCCTCCATTAAGGTGGTCAAAGACTATCCGGATTTTCTCGATATTCAACTGCAGTCCTTCAAAGACTTTTTCCAGTTGGATACCCCCGCAGAAAAGCGCCGGGCAGACGGGTTATTTAAAGTATTCGCAGAAAACTTCCCAATCAGTGATTCCAGAGAGAATTTCACTCTTGAATTTATTGATTATGCAGTAGATCCACCTAAATACTCGGTGGGCGAATGTATTGACCGCGGCTTGACCTACTCTGTCCCTTTGAAAGCAAAGCTGAGATTACTTTGCCATGACGAGGATAATGAAGACTTTGAAACGATTGAGCAAGAAGTATTCTTAGGTAATCTTCCGTATATGACCGAAAAAGGGTCATTTGTGATTAATGGTGCAGAAAGAGTTATAGTTTCCCAACTACACCGTTCTCCTGGAGTGTTCTTTGCACAAAGTAAGCACACCAACGGTACCAAACTTTACTCTGCCAGAATTATCCCTTTCAAAGGATCTTGGATTGAATTTGCGACTGACATCAATAATGTCATGTACGCATACATCGATCGTAAAAAGAAATTCCCTGTTACCACCTTGCTAAGATCTATTGGTTATGGCTCTGATAAGGATATCCTGGATCTGTTCGGGCTATCTGAAGAAGTCAATGCCAATAAGACTGCAATGAAAAAGGTAGCTGGACGTAAACTGGCTGCAAGGGTTCTAAGAACTTGGGTAGAAGATTTCGTAGATGAAGATACTGGTGAGGTAGTTTCCATCGATAGAAATGAAGTATTGCTTGAACGCGATACTGTACTTACAGATGAGGATATTGAAATGATCCTGGATTCTGGCTCGAAGAGCATCATTCTCCATAGAGAAGATGTAAACGTGGCAGATTACTCGATCATCTATAATACATTACAAAAGGATAACTCCAACTCTGAAAAAGAGGCCGTGGAAGTTATCTACCGTCAGTTGAGAAATACTGAGGCACCTGATGAGTCTACAGCCCGTGAGGTGATCCATAGTTTATTCTTCTCTGACAAACGCTATGACTTAGGGGAAGTTGGTCGATATAGAATCAACAAAAAGCTAGGTCTAGATATAGATTCTGATAAAATCGTTCTTACCAAAGAAGATATTATCAACATCGTCAAGTACCTGATCGGACTGATCAACTCAAAAGCTGTAGTCGATGATATTGATCACTTGAGCAATAGACGAGTAAGAACTGTAGGTGAGCAGCTCTACAGCCAGTTCGGTGTTGGTTTGGCCAGAATGGCCAGAACGATCCGTGAAAGAATGAACGTTCGTGACAATGAAGACTTTAAACCAGTCGATTTGATCAATGCACGTACACTTTCTTCTGTGATCAACTCTTTCTTTGGTACCAACCAGCTCTCTCAGTTTATGGATCAGACTAACCCTCTGGCTGAGCTGACTCACAAGAGAAGACTTTCAGCCTTGGGGCCAGGAGGTCTATCCAGAGAACGAGCAGGTTTCGAAGTACGAGATGTGCACTATACACACTATGGCCGTCTTTGTACCATCGAGACTCCAGAAGGACCAAACATTGGTTTGATCTCCTCTCTGTGTGTTCATGCCAAAGTGAACTCTATGGGCTTCCTAGAGACTCCTTACCGTAAGGTGAAAGAAGGTAAAGTGAGTATGAAGGCTGATGATATCCTGTTCCTTACTGCAGAGGAAGAAGATAATCATAACATCGCCCAGGCAAATGCACCGCTTGATGAAAATGGGCACTTTGTCAATGAAAAAGTAAAAGCAAGATTCGAAGGTGACTTCCCAGTGTTGGAGCCTACCGAAATCAGCTATATGGACGTAGCTCCAAATCAGATTGTATCTGTGGCGGCATCCTTGATTCCTTTCTTGGAGCATGATGATGCTAACCGTGCATTGATGGGATCTAACATGCAACGTCAGGCAGTACCGCTACTGAAAGCCGAATCACCTATCGTAGGTACTGGCCTGGAAGCTAAAGCTGCTGTTGACTCTAGATCCCTAATCATAGCAGAGGCAAACGGTGTAGTGGATTATGTGGATGCTAAGAAAATCACCATTAAGTACGACCTGTCTGATGATGAGCTTTTGGTTAACTTCACGGATGAGTACAAGTCTTATGATTTGATCAAATTCAGAAGAACCAACCAGGATACCACTATCAATTTGACTCCTTTGGTGCTGAAAGGCCAAAAGGTTAAAAAAGGTCAGGTTCTAGTTGAGGGATACTCTACTAACCAAGGTGAACTTGCGCTAGGAAAAAACCTGAAAGTGGCATACATGCCGTGGCAAGGATACAACTTTGAGGATGCAATCGTAATCTCTGAGCGTGTGGTAAGAGAGGATATCTTTACTTCCGTACACGTAGAAGAATTCCAGCTCGAAGTTCGTGATACCAAAAGAGGTGAAGAAGAGCTGACTTCTGAAATCCCTAACGTATCTGAAGATGCAGTGAAAAACCTCGATGAGCATGGTATCATTGCCATTGGTTCTGAGGTGAAAGAAGGGGATATCATTATCGGTAAAATCACTCCAAAAGGTGAAACTGACCCGACGCCGGAAGAGAAATTGCTAAGAGCGATCTTTGGTGATAAAGCCGGTGACGTGAAAGATGCTTCCTTGAAAGCTTCGCCTTCCTTGAACGGCGTAGTGATCGAAACCAAGCTTTTCGCAAGACCTAAGAAAGACAAAGACGTAAGAGCCAAGTCTAAAGCTGAGGTTGAGAAGTTAAAAGGCAAATACTCGAAGGATCTATTGGGAATCAGAGCCCGAATGATCAACAAGCTAGTAACTATCCTGGACGGTAAAACCTCTCAGGGAGTGAAGCATAAATTTGGTGACGAAATCATCACTAAAGGTCAAAAGTTCAACGCCAAGAACATTGAGAATAACCTTTTCCCTGCTAAGAACCCTTACAGAGATGAGTCTAATTACAATGTTCCTGAGGAGGCAAACTTGATCTCTGACATCATTCTGGATGACTGGACAAACGACGCACATACCAATGATCTCATCGTGCAGTTGGTGAAAAACTATACCAATGCTAGAAATGAAATCAGCGGTAAGTTCAAGCGTGAGAGGTTTACTCTAGAAGTAGGTGATGAACTTCCTGCAGGCATCGTACAGCTGGCCAAAGTTTACATCGCTAAGAAGCGTAAACTGAAGGTAGGAGATAAGATGGCCGGTCGTCACGGTAACAAAGGTATTGTGGCCAGAATCGTTCGAGACGAGGATATGCCATTCCTTGAGGATGGAACCCCTATGGATATCGTATTGAATCCTCTAGGTGTACCTTCTCGAATGAACATCGGGCAGATCTTTGAAACTGTATTGGCATGGGCAGGACAGAAACTGAATAAAAAGTATGCAACTCCAATCTTCGATGGTGCTACCATGGAGGAAGTGTCCCATGAGTTGGAATTGGCAGGCCTTCCGGCATACGGACGTACTTATCTTTATGATGGTCTATCAGGTGTTAAGTTTGATCAGCCTATTACGGTAGGTGTAGCTTACATGCTGAAGCTGGGCCACTTGGTAGATGATAAGATGCACGCTCGTTCCATCGGACCATACTCTTTGATTACGCAGCAGCCATTGGGTGGTAAAGCCCAGTTTGGTGGTCAGCGTTTTGGAGAGATGGAAGTATGGGCACTGGAAGCATTCGGTGCATCCCATGTACTGCAGGAAATCCTGACAGTGAAGTCTGATGACGTAATCGGTAGAGCAAAAGCTTATGAAGCGATTGTGAAGGGTGAAAACCTTCCTAAACCAAACATACCTGAATCATTCAATGTATTGGTTCACGAGTTGAGAGGTTTGGCTCTAGAAATTACCTTAGATTAATTAAGCGAATGGGCTCGCGAGAGCCCTTTACATATCTTTCAAAAAACTATGGCGTTCAGAAAAAATAAAAAACTTAACAATGATTTTTCCAGAGTTACCGTCAGCCTGGCTTCCCCAGAATCTATTCTGGATAGCTCTAATGGCGAGGTAACCCAGCCAGAGACCATCAATTACAGAACCTACAAACCGGAAATGGGTGGATTGTTTTGTGAGCGAATCTTTGGTCCTGTCAAAGACTGGGAGTGTCATTGTGGCAAGTACAAGCGCATCAGGTATAAAGGTATTATCTGTGACCGCTGCGGTGTAGAGGTTACAGAAAAGAAAGTAAGAAGAGAACGAATGGGGCACATCGAGCTGGTAGTTCCCGTTGCGCACATTTGGTATTTCAAATCTCTTCCCAATAAAATCGGTTACCTTCTAGGTTTACCTACCAAGAAGCTCGACCAGATCGTGTACTACGAGCGATATGCGGTAGTGCAGGCTGGTATCAAGGCAGAAGACGGGGTTCAGTACCTTGACTTCCTGACTGAAGACGAGTACTTGGATATTATGGATAAGCTTCCAAAGGAAAACCATATGCTTGATGATGACGATCCCAATAAATTTATCGCCAAAATGGGCGCTGAAGCATTGGAGATGCTATTGTCAAGATTGGATCTGGATGACCTTTCTTATTCACTTCGTCACCAGGCTGCTACTGACACTTCTCAGCAGAGAAAAGCAGAAGCCCTGAAAAGACTGAAAGTAGTAGAAGCATTCCGTGATGCTAGAACCAGAATAGAAAACCGTCCTGAGTGGATGGTGGTGCGTATGGTTCCAGTGATTCCGCCGGAATTGCGTCCTTTGGTTCCTTTGGATGGTGGTCGTTTTGCGACCTCCGATTTGAATGACCTGTATAGAAGAGTGATCATCAGGAATAACCGTCTGAAGCGTTTGATCGATATCAAAGCTCCAGAGGTGATTTTGAGAAACGAAAAAAGAATGCTTCAGGAAGCTGTAGATTCTCTATTCGATAACTCTAGAAAAGTAAATGCGGTAAGATCTGACGGAAACCGTGCTTTGAAATCCCTTTCCGACATGCTGAAAGGTAAGCAAGGTCGATTCCGTCAAAACTTGCTCGGTAAGCGTGTGGATTACTCCGGTCGTTCTGTGATCGTGGTAGGTCCTGAACTGAAGCTTCACGAGTGTGGTCTTCCTAAAAATATGGCAGCGGAACTTTTCAAGCCTTTCATCATCAGAAAACTGATCGAAAGAGGTATTGTAAAGACCGTAAAATCTGCT
This genomic window from Algoriphagus sp. TR-M9 contains:
- the nusG gene encoding transcription termination/antitermination protein NusG — protein: MAEHKWYVLRVVAGQEKKTKTYLDNEISRQDIGAFIPEVLIPSEKVYEMRNGKKRVRERNFFPGYVLVNADLSNGEANHVITSIPGVIGFLGSNSGGASKTPEPLRQSEINRILGKVEEIDEFAEKLDTPFIVGETVKVMDGPFSGFTGTIEEIFEDKKKLNVMVKIFGRNTPVELNFIQVEKQD
- the rplK gene encoding 50S ribosomal protein L11; this encodes MAKEITGYLKLQVKGGQANPSPPVGPALGSKGLNIMEFCKQYNARTQDKMGQVLPVLVTIYSDKSFDFVVKTPPAANMLLEAAKLKSGSAEPNRKKVGSVTWDQVKEIAEVKMPDLNAFKVESAMKMVAGTARSMGITVSGKAPWEV
- the rplA gene encoding 50S ribosomal protein L1; translation: MAKLTKKQKEALSKYDPSQEYSLEAASTIVKDITTTKFDASVDLDIRLGVDPRKADQMVRGVVALPHGTGKDIKVLVLCTPDKVAEATEAGADYAGLDDYIAKIEGGWTDIDVIITMPNVMAKVGRLGRVLGPRGLMPNPKSGTVTLDVAKAVKEVKAGKIDFKVDKFGIIHAGIGKVSFTAQQIEENVNELIQTISKLKPSSSKGTYFKSIHLSSTMSPGIAVDKGSIQGI
- the rplJ gene encoding 50S ribosomal protein L10, whose product is MTRDEKKVIIDGLTEKFKENPFFYITDASGFTVAQVNNFRRACFEKGVEYRVYKNTLINKALENLDVDYAELSEKTLKGFSGIIFAKETGNVPANVLLDFRKKIGKKATKPAFKGASIDSDIFIGEENLEMLSKLKSKQELIGDLVGLLQSPAMNLLAALQSGQNNISGVLSTLADREEK
- the rplL gene encoding 50S ribosomal protein L7/L12 — its product is MADLTQLADQLVNLTVKEVKELTDILKDQYGIEPASAGAVVVAGGAGAGEAAAEEEKSTFDVILKAAGGSKLAVVKLVKELTGLGLKDAKELVDSAPKALKEGVAKDEAEGLKKSLEEAGAEVEIK
- the rpoB gene encoding DNA-directed RNA polymerase subunit beta, with the protein product MAIKNQTERKSFSSIKVVKDYPDFLDIQLQSFKDFFQLDTPAEKRRADGLFKVFAENFPISDSRENFTLEFIDYAVDPPKYSVGECIDRGLTYSVPLKAKLRLLCHDEDNEDFETIEQEVFLGNLPYMTEKGSFVINGAERVIVSQLHRSPGVFFAQSKHTNGTKLYSARIIPFKGSWIEFATDINNVMYAYIDRKKKFPVTTLLRSIGYGSDKDILDLFGLSEEVNANKTAMKKVAGRKLAARVLRTWVEDFVDEDTGEVVSIDRNEVLLERDTVLTDEDIEMILDSGSKSIILHREDVNVADYSIIYNTLQKDNSNSEKEAVEVIYRQLRNTEAPDESTAREVIHSLFFSDKRYDLGEVGRYRINKKLGLDIDSDKIVLTKEDIINIVKYLIGLINSKAVVDDIDHLSNRRVRTVGEQLYSQFGVGLARMARTIRERMNVRDNEDFKPVDLINARTLSSVINSFFGTNQLSQFMDQTNPLAELTHKRRLSALGPGGLSRERAGFEVRDVHYTHYGRLCTIETPEGPNIGLISSLCVHAKVNSMGFLETPYRKVKEGKVSMKADDILFLTAEEEDNHNIAQANAPLDENGHFVNEKVKARFEGDFPVLEPTEISYMDVAPNQIVSVAASLIPFLEHDDANRALMGSNMQRQAVPLLKAESPIVGTGLEAKAAVDSRSLIIAEANGVVDYVDAKKITIKYDLSDDELLVNFTDEYKSYDLIKFRRTNQDTTINLTPLVLKGQKVKKGQVLVEGYSTNQGELALGKNLKVAYMPWQGYNFEDAIVISERVVREDIFTSVHVEEFQLEVRDTKRGEEELTSEIPNVSEDAVKNLDEHGIIAIGSEVKEGDIIIGKITPKGETDPTPEEKLLRAIFGDKAGDVKDASLKASPSLNGVVIETKLFARPKKDKDVRAKSKAEVEKLKGKYSKDLLGIRARMINKLVTILDGKTSQGVKHKFGDEIITKGQKFNAKNIENNLFPAKNPYRDESNYNVPEEANLISDIILDDWTNDAHTNDLIVQLVKNYTNARNEISGKFKRERFTLEVGDELPAGIVQLAKVYIAKKRKLKVGDKMAGRHGNKGIVARIVRDEDMPFLEDGTPMDIVLNPLGVPSRMNIGQIFETVLAWAGQKLNKKYATPIFDGATMEEVSHELELAGLPAYGRTYLYDGLSGVKFDQPITVGVAYMLKLGHLVDDKMHARSIGPYSLITQQPLGGKAQFGGQRFGEMEVWALEAFGASHVLQEILTVKSDDVIGRAKAYEAIVKGENLPKPNIPESFNVLVHELRGLALEITLD